One genomic segment of Peribacillus sp. FSL H8-0477 includes these proteins:
- the brnQ gene encoding branched-chain amino acid transport system II carrier protein, with protein MTRKESFSFTIAIGFMLFALFFGAGNLIFPAMLGQSAGTNVWSANAGFVVTGVGLPLLGVLALGFSGKGDLHAMASKVHPLFGIIFTTILYLAIGPLFAIPRTGSVSYEIGVKPFLGDDVGFMPLLIFTLIFFAITCFFSLNASKIVDIVGKVLTPLLLIFIGILIVTAIVNPLGDFKAPTETYMDNAFFKGFQEGYLTMDTLASFVFGIIVINAIREKGITAKKQVMFTCMKAGLIAAGLLAVIYTALTYIGASSVGKLGLLDNGGTVLSGVSTHYFGPNGRLLLGLIVVAACLTTSIGLITACSSYFHKIFPSISYKKIAIILSVFSALFANVGLMKLIAISVPVLTAIYPIAICLIFLTFLDSVFNGRSEVYIGCIGMTFIVSLFDGLNAAGFTIKVIDDLFTTILPLYSVGLGWILPAIVGGILGYLVTLVTSNKEYV; from the coding sequence TTGACTAGAAAAGAATCGTTTTCGTTTACGATAGCAATTGGATTTATGTTGTTCGCTTTATTCTTTGGTGCAGGGAACTTAATCTTCCCAGCAATGCTTGGACAATCGGCAGGTACTAATGTTTGGAGTGCGAATGCTGGCTTTGTGGTGACAGGGGTAGGTCTACCTTTGTTAGGTGTACTTGCACTAGGTTTTTCAGGTAAAGGTGATTTGCATGCAATGGCTAGTAAAGTTCATCCGTTATTCGGTATTATTTTTACTACTATTCTATATTTAGCTATTGGACCTTTATTTGCTATTCCAAGAACCGGAAGCGTATCTTATGAAATTGGTGTTAAACCATTCTTAGGTGATGATGTTGGCTTTATGCCATTACTTATTTTCACACTGATATTCTTTGCTATAACCTGTTTCTTCTCTCTAAATGCTTCGAAAATTGTTGATATTGTTGGTAAAGTTTTAACCCCGCTGTTATTGATATTTATCGGAATTCTAATTGTTACAGCCATTGTTAATCCACTTGGCGACTTTAAAGCACCGACTGAAACGTATATGGACAATGCATTCTTTAAGGGCTTCCAAGAAGGGTACCTGACAATGGATACCCTAGCCTCTTTTGTTTTTGGAATCATTGTTATAAATGCAATCAGAGAAAAAGGAATCACAGCTAAGAAGCAAGTTATGTTCACATGTATGAAAGCAGGGTTAATTGCTGCAGGACTGCTTGCTGTTATCTACACAGCACTTACCTATATCGGAGCATCAAGTGTTGGAAAGCTTGGGTTATTAGATAATGGAGGTACTGTTTTATCTGGTGTATCTACTCATTACTTTGGGCCTAATGGAAGATTATTATTAGGATTAATTGTAGTCGCTGCATGCTTAACGACAAGTATTGGTTTAATTACGGCTTGTTCATCGTATTTTCATAAAATTTTCCCTAGTATTTCGTACAAAAAAATTGCGATTATTTTGTCCGTATTCAGTGCGCTTTTTGCAAACGTAGGGTTAATGAAACTGATTGCGATTTCCGTTCCTGTTTTGACAGCTATCTATCCGATTGCGATTTGCTTGATTTTCTTAACATTCTTGGATTCAGTATTTAATGGCCGTTCAGAAGTGTACATCGGCTGTATCGGAATGACCTTTATTGTTAGTTTGTTTGATGGATTAAATGCTGCAGGATTTACCATCAAAGTTATTGATGATTTGTTTACTACCATCCTTCCTCTGTACTCAGTAGGACTGGGCTGGATTCTTCCAGCAATTGTGGGAGGAATATTAGGGTACTTGGTCACATTGGTGACATCTAATAAAGAATATGTATAA
- a CDS encoding MGMT family protein yields MGVIRIIQEIPESKVMTYGQIARCAGNPRAARQVVRILHSMSEKYNLPWHRVINAKGELGIGNPDLLAVQVFALEREGITITGGNQVNLKRYQYIP; encoded by the coding sequence ATGGGGGTAATTCGTATTATTCAAGAAATTCCAGAAAGTAAAGTGATGACATATGGTCAAATAGCTAGATGTGCAGGCAACCCTAGAGCAGCGAGACAAGTGGTTAGGATTCTGCACTCAATGAGTGAAAAATATAATCTTCCGTGGCACAGAGTGATTAACGCCAAAGGGGAGTTAGGGATAGGAAATCCAGATTTATTGGCTGTACAAGTATTTGCATTAGAGCGTGAAGGAATTACGATTACAGGGGGAAACCAGGTTAATCTTAAGCGGTATCAATATATTCCATGA
- a CDS encoding permease — MVQANSSVPQQPAGSKKTGWFIFSFVLIAVVGLIYVKWWPYYNKSILAINTHSIGDSILGDTSNTPFSWDSAWSYGVTYFQSVWKAAVLGILLGSLIQVLLPAQWLLKVLGKTSFGSTAIAGLASLPGMMCTCCAAPLAVGLRKSNASVGAALAFWLGNPVLNPATLIFMTFVLSWKFTVLRVVFGLILVFGVSFLANRFAKDVQPVDLDAVIASQEKQPEGSFIARWMKSLSMMVLYVVPAYLLSVLLLGAARVWLFPEMSGAAATGIIAIILFAITGMLFVIPTAAEIPIIQSMMLFGLGGGPAAALLLTLPAISLPSLIIVGKSFPKRVLAFVVTSVVVLGIICGLIGMWIL; from the coding sequence ATCGTGCAAGCAAATAGTTCCGTTCCACAACAGCCGGCTGGAAGTAAGAAAACTGGTTGGTTTATTTTTAGTTTCGTATTAATTGCCGTAGTTGGATTAATCTACGTTAAATGGTGGCCGTATTATAATAAATCGATTTTAGCCATTAATACTCATTCGATTGGAGATTCAATACTTGGCGATACATCAAATACCCCTTTTTCTTGGGATAGCGCTTGGAGCTATGGTGTTACGTACTTCCAATCTGTTTGGAAAGCAGCGGTACTTGGCATTCTTCTTGGTTCCTTGATTCAGGTACTTTTACCTGCACAATGGCTGTTAAAAGTCCTTGGGAAAACATCTTTTGGCAGTACTGCCATTGCCGGATTGGCTTCTTTACCAGGAATGATGTGCACATGCTGTGCAGCTCCTTTAGCAGTAGGTCTTCGTAAAAGTAACGCTTCCGTAGGAGCAGCCTTGGCATTTTGGCTTGGTAATCCTGTCCTTAATCCTGCGACATTAATTTTCATGACCTTCGTATTGTCATGGAAATTCACCGTATTGCGCGTTGTATTCGGCTTAATTCTCGTGTTTGGTGTCAGCTTTTTAGCAAACCGATTTGCAAAAGACGTTCAACCTGTAGATCTCGATGCTGTAATTGCAAGCCAAGAGAAACAGCCAGAGGGATCATTTATTGCTAGGTGGATGAAAAGCCTTAGTATGATGGTTTTATATGTTGTTCCAGCTTATCTATTATCTGTATTACTTCTAGGAGCAGCACGCGTTTGGTTATTCCCAGAGATGAGCGGTGCAGCTGCAACTGGTATCATCGCCATTATCCTTTTTGCTATTACCGGAATGTTGTTCGTCATTCCTACTGCGGCAGAAATTCCAATTATCCAATCCATGATGCTTTTCGGACTTGGAGGCGGTCCTGCAGCAGCGTTATTACTCACACTGCCTGCGATCAGTCTTCCTTCGTTAATCATTGTCGGTAAATCATTCCCAAAACGTGTACTAGCCTTTGTAGTGACGTCTGTTGTCGTTCTTGGTATAATCTGCGGTCTCATTGGCATGTGGATATTATAA
- the selD gene encoding selenide, water dikinase SelD produces MTHTNKVKLTSLSSKGGCGCKIGPADLAEVMRSLPKQAANPNLLVGLDTSDDAGVYQLTDELALVQTLDFFTPIVDDPYDFGQVAAANALSDIYAMGGKPLTALNIVAFPISVLDKEVLADILRGAGDKLKEAGATLVGGHSIDDKEPKFGLAVTGLVHPDKVRANSGAVPGDRLILTKPIGVGISTTAIKNNLLSEEEITRVTKVMTTLNKTAAEIMEPFDVHACTDVTGFGLLGHASEMAKGSNAGIQIYQKQVPLLNRVRELAEKGAIPGGTKNNFAHLEGSVTFSESMDQIDQYILCDAVTSGGLLISVSGDQAEELLESMIKAGVEASIIGEVTSSQPGHIIVE; encoded by the coding sequence ATGACACACACAAATAAAGTTAAATTAACCTCATTATCTTCTAAAGGCGGTTGTGGATGTAAAATTGGTCCTGCTGATTTAGCAGAAGTTATGCGTTCACTGCCCAAGCAAGCGGCGAATCCTAATCTTTTAGTTGGACTTGATACGAGTGATGATGCCGGTGTATATCAGTTGACTGATGAATTGGCATTAGTTCAGACGTTGGATTTCTTTACACCGATTGTAGATGATCCGTATGATTTTGGACAAGTAGCAGCAGCAAATGCTTTAAGTGATATTTATGCGATGGGCGGGAAGCCGCTGACGGCTCTAAATATTGTGGCTTTTCCCATTTCAGTTTTGGATAAAGAAGTCCTAGCAGATATTCTCCGTGGAGCAGGCGATAAATTGAAAGAAGCGGGCGCAACACTTGTGGGCGGCCATTCAATTGATGACAAAGAACCAAAATTCGGCTTAGCAGTAACCGGTTTAGTTCATCCTGATAAGGTTAGAGCTAATTCAGGGGCTGTACCTGGTGATCGTTTGATTTTGACTAAACCGATTGGTGTTGGGATTTCAACAACTGCCATTAAAAACAACCTCTTAAGTGAAGAGGAAATTACTCGGGTAACCAAAGTAATGACTACGTTAAATAAAACAGCCGCAGAAATAATGGAACCATTTGATGTACATGCATGTACAGATGTCACTGGTTTTGGATTATTAGGACATGCTTCTGAAATGGCCAAGGGAAGTAACGCCGGCATTCAGATTTATCAAAAACAAGTACCGCTTTTAAATCGTGTTAGAGAGCTGGCTGAAAAAGGGGCAATCCCTGGTGGAACAAAAAATAATTTTGCTCATTTAGAAGGTTCGGTTACTTTCTCAGAGTCAATGGATCAAATTGATCAATATATTCTGTGTGATGCTGTTACGTCGGGCGGGCTCTTAATTTCCGTTTCTGGAGATCAAGCTGAAGAATTGCTGGAATCTATGATTAAAGCTGGAGTTGAGGCAAGCATAATTGGCGAGGTGACAAGTAGTCAACCGGGACATATAATTGTTGAGTAA
- the mnmH gene encoding tRNA 2-selenouridine(34) synthase MnmH, which yields MFQDINIDELLALREKKEIVLIDVRSPSEYREATIPGSHNIPLFDDAERAEVGTIYKQINNQAAKKRGLEIVSAKLPNFIEEFQGIEGQKVVFCWRGGMRSKTTATLLSLMDVHVCRLQGGVRAYRKWIVDQLEKIEVKAEPIVLNGYTGAGKTVILHKLEEMGHPVLDLEGIANHRGSIFGQIGLEPNNQKSFDSLLVEKLIELQNAPYILFEAESKRIGKATMPQFLVDKKEQGFQVFVDMPVDERVRHIIEDYQPENHHEECLEAFRKIKNRLHTPIAAQIDADLSSGDYASGVRLLLEHYYDPRYKHTAEQFAQNRRITIQPKNADQAVEQIIDILRTKFKTAVS from the coding sequence TTGTTTCAAGATATAAACATAGATGAATTGTTGGCTTTAAGGGAAAAGAAAGAAATTGTATTAATTGATGTACGGTCTCCATCTGAATACAGAGAGGCAACCATCCCAGGCAGTCATAATATTCCGCTGTTTGATGACGCCGAACGTGCTGAGGTTGGGACAATTTATAAACAGATAAACAACCAGGCGGCGAAAAAAAGAGGTTTAGAAATTGTCTCAGCGAAGCTGCCAAACTTCATTGAAGAATTTCAGGGAATTGAGGGCCAAAAGGTTGTCTTTTGCTGGAGAGGCGGAATGCGAAGTAAAACGACTGCTACTCTTCTAAGTTTAATGGACGTACATGTCTGTCGTCTTCAAGGCGGAGTTAGGGCTTATCGGAAGTGGATTGTGGATCAGTTGGAGAAGATAGAAGTTAAAGCTGAACCAATTGTCTTGAACGGGTATACCGGAGCAGGCAAAACAGTCATCTTGCATAAGCTCGAGGAAATGGGTCATCCAGTTTTGGACTTAGAAGGGATCGCTAACCACCGAGGATCAATCTTTGGTCAGATTGGGCTTGAACCAAATAACCAAAAAAGTTTTGATTCACTGCTGGTGGAGAAACTGATTGAGCTGCAAAATGCACCATATATTTTGTTCGAAGCAGAGAGTAAACGAATAGGGAAAGCTACCATGCCTCAATTCCTTGTTGATAAGAAGGAGCAGGGTTTTCAGGTGTTTGTCGATATGCCAGTAGACGAGCGGGTACGCCATATTATTGAAGACTATCAGCCTGAAAACCACCATGAAGAATGTCTGGAGGCTTTTAGAAAAATTAAAAATAGACTCCATACGCCGATTGCTGCCCAAATTGATGCAGATTTGTCTTCAGGTGATTATGCCTCAGGTGTCCGCCTGCTTTTAGAGCATTATTATGATCCAAGATATAAACATACTGCTGAACAATTTGCCCAAAACCGCAGAATAACGATACAGCCCAAAAATGCTGATCAAGCTGTGGAACAGATTATTGATATCCTTCGTACGAAGTTTAAAACGGCAGTTTCGTAA
- the abc-f gene encoding ribosomal protection-like ABC-F family protein encodes MALIQVHQLKKSIGTRVLLNELSFDIHEGDKIGLVGWNGAGKTTLVKILMGLVEPDTGTIKKIPSSLSIGYLPQSTEHLTFEGELNESGETLLKSASQLGLTKPHWIDSETKYLSGGEKLKLSLAKIWTNHSQCLLLDEPTNHLDSKGINWLITEVKSYGGAVMIISHDRYFLDQTVTKIFELEKGKLNIYNGNYSTYHKEKQDQMMRQQHEFDKQQRKIADIQQQVKTLRQWSDKAHREAGKGGSNAENRQAGLREHERVKAKKKDSQIKSKIKRLDLELSQHTVEKPDEEMKVSFHFESTNKHGKRIVEAKDLMKQYGKRVIFDRSYFYVMNGEKVGLMGLNGAGKTTLIKLLLGEEKPTKGTLWKSESMKAAYLSQDVNDLPLEKTALDYLQNDREKQLKARTLFANMNMKEDKLIKPMAELSLGERTRVKLVQMILQEYDLLILDEPTNHLDLPSREQLEETLESFTGTLIIVSHDRYLINKLCNRLLVIENQRIQRIDMGMNEYESIKNPVNQDEKERLADLSVIETKITELLGKISFVKPGSEEYLRYDHELIEMMKKKQQRKG; translated from the coding sequence ATGGCATTAATTCAAGTACATCAACTTAAAAAGAGTATAGGAACAAGGGTGCTTTTAAATGAGCTTTCATTTGACATACATGAGGGAGATAAAATTGGTCTGGTTGGCTGGAATGGCGCTGGGAAAACAACATTGGTTAAAATCCTGATGGGACTCGTGGAACCTGACACGGGAACAATAAAAAAAATTCCATCATCACTATCAATCGGTTATCTGCCGCAATCAACAGAACATTTAACATTTGAAGGGGAATTGAATGAATCTGGTGAGACACTTTTAAAATCGGCTAGTCAGCTTGGTTTAACGAAGCCGCATTGGATAGACAGCGAAACAAAGTATTTAAGCGGTGGTGAGAAGCTCAAACTATCGCTTGCAAAAATCTGGACTAATCATTCACAATGCCTGCTGCTCGATGAACCAACTAATCATCTTGATAGCAAAGGAATCAATTGGCTCATTACTGAAGTGAAATCATACGGTGGTGCGGTTATGATTATCTCACATGACCGTTATTTCTTGGATCAAACAGTGACGAAGATATTTGAATTGGAAAAAGGAAAGTTGAACATTTATAACGGTAACTATTCGACTTATCATAAGGAAAAACAAGATCAAATGATGCGGCAGCAACACGAGTTTGATAAACAGCAAAGAAAAATCGCCGATATTCAACAGCAAGTGAAAACATTAAGGCAATGGTCTGATAAAGCGCACCGGGAAGCTGGAAAGGGCGGTTCCAATGCAGAAAATCGTCAAGCGGGGTTAAGAGAACATGAACGGGTAAAGGCTAAGAAAAAGGATAGTCAAATAAAGTCGAAAATAAAGAGACTTGATCTGGAATTATCACAGCATACGGTTGAAAAGCCGGATGAAGAGATGAAGGTATCGTTCCATTTTGAGTCCACCAATAAACATGGCAAGCGGATTGTAGAAGCTAAGGATTTAATGAAACAATATGGTAAACGAGTGATCTTTGATAGAAGCTATTTTTACGTAATGAATGGAGAAAAAGTCGGTCTTATGGGGTTGAATGGTGCGGGCAAAACAACTCTAATTAAACTATTACTTGGGGAAGAAAAACCAACCAAAGGCACCCTGTGGAAAAGTGAATCCATGAAGGCGGCCTACCTAAGTCAAGATGTGAACGATCTTCCTTTAGAAAAAACAGCATTAGACTATTTACAGAACGATCGAGAGAAACAATTAAAAGCGCGGACACTATTCGCCAATATGAATATGAAAGAAGATAAACTGATTAAGCCTATGGCTGAATTAAGTCTTGGCGAGCGAACGAGAGTAAAGCTGGTTCAGATGATTCTTCAGGAATATGATTTGCTGATACTGGATGAACCGACTAACCATCTTGATTTACCAAGTCGAGAACAGTTGGAAGAAACATTAGAAAGTTTTACAGGCACATTGATTATTGTTTCTCATGACCGGTATTTAATTAATAAGCTGTGCAATCGGCTGCTTGTCATTGAAAACCAAAGAATACAGCGGATTGACATGGGAATGAATGAATATGAAAGCATTAAAAACCCTGTTAATCAGGATGAGAAAGAACGGTTGGCAGATCTGTCGGTGATTGAAACCAAAATAACAGAACTGCTCGGGAAAATTAGTTTCGTAAAACCAGGATCGGAAGAGTATCTTCGCTATGATCATGAACTAATAGAGATGATGAAGAAGAAGCAACAAAGAAAAGGATAG
- a CDS encoding DUF5392 family protein, whose protein sequence is MKIELGNRPAFIEEELKKIQAQVLPLLKKNSTFSTLSFMLIIFSLMNLIYLMFMQPSGTTSKVSIGFFALTGALGMALSKESKLLNKEILKNSRVYIEKRIQSGIYLSDQRKAAYQKQIAEQPVLVMKHFIEFLAEEERTKKRMNS, encoded by the coding sequence ATGAAAATAGAGTTGGGAAACAGACCGGCCTTTATCGAAGAAGAATTAAAGAAAATTCAGGCGCAGGTATTGCCCTTGTTAAAGAAAAATTCCACGTTTAGTACATTGTCATTTATGCTGATTATTTTTTCACTAATGAACCTCATTTATCTTATGTTCATGCAGCCATCGGGTACAACATCCAAGGTCAGCATTGGCTTTTTTGCCCTTACAGGTGCGCTGGGGATGGCACTTTCCAAGGAAAGTAAGCTGCTGAATAAGGAAATTCTTAAGAATAGCAGAGTGTATATAGAAAAAAGAATTCAATCAGGGATTTATTTGAGTGATCAACGTAAAGCTGCTTACCAAAAACAAATAGCTGAACAGCCAGTCTTGGTTATGAAACACTTTATTGAGTTTTTGGCAGAAGAAGAGCGGACTAAAAAAAGAATGAATTCCTAG
- a CDS encoding helix-turn-helix domain-containing protein, protein MAKYSDEFKLMIVREYLNGPLGFKLLVRKYEIKSPTQLRNWVNIYKNQGAVGLSRKKTNEFYSVQFKLDVLSFMKRTGASYTETALHFGLTNPPLIASWKGKLLESGVEGLLKPKGRPAMSDKAKNNQRRKQPVKEMTVEQKLKRENELLRLENEYLKKLRAFQMDPDGYLEKHKQRYHTNSKKNSD, encoded by the coding sequence ATGGCTAAATATAGCGATGAGTTTAAGTTGATGATTGTGAGAGAGTATCTGAATGGTCCACTTGGCTTCAAACTACTTGTTCGTAAATACGAGATAAAATCACCTACGCAATTAAGAAATTGGGTAAATATATACAAGAACCAAGGCGCAGTTGGACTTTCTAGAAAGAAAACCAATGAATTTTATTCTGTTCAATTCAAGCTTGATGTACTAAGCTTTATGAAAAGGACAGGCGCTTCTTACACTGAAACTGCTCTTCACTTCGGGTTAACCAATCCACCTTTGATTGCTTCGTGGAAAGGAAAACTCCTTGAGAGTGGTGTGGAAGGCCTACTTAAACCGAAAGGACGGCCAGCCATGTCAGACAAAGCGAAGAACAATCAAAGAAGAAAACAGCCTGTAAAAGAGATGACCGTTGAACAGAAACTCAAAAGGGAAAATGAACTTCTGCGTTTGGAGAACGAGTACCTAAAAAAGTTGCGCGCTTTTCAGATGGATCCGGACGGTTATCTCGAAAAGCACAAGCAGCGCTATCATACGAACTCAAAGAAGAATTCCGACTGA
- a CDS encoding YwbE family protein has protein sequence MNGQNRKDIKPGIEVEIVLKADQRTGKLTTGTVKDILTNSSSHPHGIKVRLTDGQVGRVQKIK, from the coding sequence ATGAACGGACAAAATCGCAAGGATATTAAGCCGGGCATTGAGGTTGAAATTGTTTTAAAAGCAGACCAGCGTACAGGAAAGCTGACGACTGGTACGGTTAAGGATATCTTAACTAATTCAAGTTCTCATCCTCACGGTATAAAAGTCCGATTGACGGATGGTCAAGTAGGCCGTGTACAAAAAATAAAATAA
- a CDS encoding STAS domain-containing protein: MNLVYQKDDGVKEFINKNKDIFKEKLLSEAVNVRSKIEEILLIGNIDLLNNANKLTMYIVEEREEELISFAKQEGVVWATHALTLSFKLEWVHAIRRTIWDFFYHYNHVTGHSQDVKQFFNMEKKINDQIDTFLNTFIVSYSDYKDKLIRRQKEMVEDLSVPIIPITPTVCILPLIGSIDSFRTQIIEEKVLIEIGRLRIQTLIMDLSGIAKMESNVIDNLMKIIEGTSMMGCKTTITGLRPEIVREVVNLGRSFEKNVETKGTLQQALKDYLIIE; the protein is encoded by the coding sequence ATGAATTTAGTTTATCAGAAAGACGATGGAGTAAAAGAATTTATAAATAAAAATAAAGATATATTTAAAGAAAAACTATTATCAGAAGCAGTAAATGTACGTAGTAAAATTGAAGAAATCTTATTAATCGGGAATATTGATTTATTAAATAATGCTAATAAATTAACAATGTATATTGTTGAAGAGAGAGAGGAAGAACTGATTAGCTTTGCCAAACAGGAAGGTGTCGTTTGGGCAACGCATGCGCTTACTCTATCCTTTAAGTTAGAATGGGTCCATGCAATTAGAAGAACCATTTGGGATTTTTTCTACCATTATAATCATGTTACTGGTCATTCACAGGATGTAAAACAGTTCTTTAACATGGAAAAGAAAATTAATGATCAAATTGATACTTTTTTAAATACTTTTATTGTAAGTTATTCAGATTACAAGGATAAATTGATTAGAAGGCAGAAAGAAATGGTTGAGGATCTATCCGTACCGATTATTCCAATTACTCCTACGGTGTGTATTCTCCCATTAATTGGTTCGATTGATTCGTTTAGGACCCAGATAATAGAAGAAAAAGTGCTAATTGAAATCGGTCGATTACGGATTCAGACCTTGATTATGGATTTATCTGGAATTGCTAAAATGGAGTCAAACGTTATTGATAATCTCATGAAAATCATTGAAGGCACATCGATGATGGGATGTAAAACGACTATTACAGGGCTCCGGCCTGAAATTGTTCGTGAAGTAGTGAACCTTGGTCGTTCTTTTGAAAAGAACGTAGAAACGAAGGGAACCTTACAGCAGGCTTTAAAGGATTATTTAATTATTGAATAA
- a CDS encoding ArsR/SmtB family transcription factor: protein MKNIKAIDIEVCGQTVIHPDVIQQVKSKMPDHEAVKNLAELFKILGDPTRTRILYALYDSEMCVCDLAALFSMSQSSISHQLRVLKQAKLVKYRKEGKMVFYSLADNHVITIFEQAFQHVNEG from the coding sequence ATGAAAAATATAAAAGCAATAGATATTGAAGTGTGCGGACAGACAGTCATCCATCCGGATGTCATTCAGCAGGTGAAGTCGAAGATGCCTGATCATGAAGCAGTCAAAAATTTAGCGGAACTTTTTAAAATTCTTGGAGATCCTACACGAACAAGAATTCTCTATGCGCTGTATGACTCCGAAATGTGTGTATGTGATTTAGCTGCTTTATTTTCAATGAGTCAATCATCCATTTCTCATCAGCTGCGGGTGTTAAAACAGGCAAAGCTGGTCAAATATCGTAAAGAGGGAAAAATGGTTTTTTATTCACTTGCAGATAACCATGTGATAACAATCTTTGAACAGGCATTTCAACATGTAAATGAAGGATAA